A segment of the Synechococcus sp. MU1643 genome:
TCGAAGCAGCCTTTTTTGCCGACCCGCGTCGACGCCGTTCAGCAGCGAGCAGTCGCACCACCTGGACCAGTGCCTACTTGCCCTACCTCAGGCGACTGGCGCGTCAGTGCAGTGATCAGCCGCTGGAGCCAGCGCTGCTGATGCAAACGCTGACTAGTTACGACGACGGCAGCCGCAGCCGGCAGCAGTGCGCCACGGCCCTGGGCGCGCTGGCCCGGCATCTGGAGCTGCCCTTACCGGAGGACTGGCGCCAAGAGGCCGGCGGCTATGGCCTACATCGGGCCCGCTTCCGCCAGCTGCCCACCGATCCACAGATCCTCGAGGCCGCAGGCTGCATTCCCAATCCGCAGTGGCGCCTGGCCTTTGCCCTGATGGCCACCTACGGCCTGCGCAACCACGAGGTGTTCTTCTGTGATTGCTCCTCACTGGCCCCAGGCGGGGATCAGGTGTTGCGGGTGCTGCCGACCACCAAAACCGGTGAGCACCAGAGCTGGCCGTTCCACCCCGACTGGGTCGAGTGCTTTGGATTGCAGGAGCTGGCGGAGAACCCAGCCGCCCTGCCGGCGATCCAAACCGATCTGCGGCGCACCACTTTGCAACAGGTGGGACGGCGGGTGAGTGAGCAGTTCCGCCGCTACAACCTGCCGATCACCCCCTACGACCTGCGCCACGCCTGGGCGGTGCGCACCATCCACGTCGGCCTGCCTGACACCGTTGCCGCCAGGATGATGGGCCACTCGGTAACGATCCACACCCGCACCTATCACCACTGGATCACCCGGCGTGACCAGCAGCAGGCGGTGGATGCAGCCCTGGCCCGGCAACCGGCCTGACATCAACCTGACTGCCCTTCTGCACATCAACGATGACGTCGTTTCTGAGGCCGCTGGCCTACCGCTACCGCTGGATTTACGACACAGTGACTGCGGTGTCGTCGCTGAGTGTGGGTGGGGTGGAGCGCCTGCGCGGCCTAGGGCTCGAGGCATTGCAGCCCCATCTCAAACCTGGAGCGGCAGTGCTGGATTTCTGCTGCGGCAGTGGGGAAGCAGCGGCCCCATGGCTAGCGGCGGGCTATGCCGTGACCGGGCTCGATGTTTCCCCCCGCGCCCTGGATCTCGCCGCCCAACGCCACCCCGCCCTGGAGCGGGTGGAGGGGCTCGCCGAAGATCCGCCGCTGGCCGATGCCAGCTTCAGTGCCATCCAGCTGAGCGTGGCCCTGCACGAATTCCCCCGCAGCGATCGGGAGAGGGTGCTGCGCAGTGCCCTGCGGCTGCTGGAACCGGGCGGCTGGTTGGTGCTTGTGGATCTGCATCCGGCCGGGCCTTGGCTGAAGCTTCCCCAACAAGTGTTTTGCGCCCTGTTTGAAACCGATACCGCCACCGCCATGCTGGAGGACGACCTCCCCACCGAGCTGGAGCAACTCGGGTTCAGCAGCGTGAGCCAAGAGCTGCTGGCGGGACGGGCTATACAACGCATCACCGCAATTCGGCCTCGATAGAACCAACAACGCCCCTCCTTCCATGAGCACAAACGACCTCGATCAATCCGCCGCAGAGCTGGGCATGGGGGGCAAGCTCGCCCCCGAAACAGACAACGCCGGTTACCGCAAACGGATGGAGCGGCGCCAGCAGGTGCAAAAGCAACGGGTGGAGGAACGCGATAAGGAGAAGGGGCTTGTGCTGGTGTTCACCGGCCAGGGCAAGGGCAAAACAACCGCCGGGCTTGGGCTAGTGCTTCGCACCCTTGGCCATGACGAGCGGGTGGCGATTGTTCAATTCATCAAGGGGGGCTGGGAGCCCGGTGAAGCACGAGCACTGCAGGCCTTCGGCGAGCAGGTCAACTGGCATGCCCTGGGGGAAGGCTTCACCTGGGAAACCCAGAACCGAGAGCGGGATCAACAACTGGTAGAAGCGGCCTGGCAGACGGCCCTGGGCTACCTGCGCGATGACAGCGTGAAATTGGTGCTGCTCGACGAGCTGAATGTGGCCTTGAAACTGGGCTACATCGAGGCCGGTACGGTGATTGCCGGATTGAACGAGCGACCAGAGCTCACCCACGTTGCGGTGACCGGCCGTGGCGCACCAGCCGAGCTGGTGGAGCGGGCCGATCTGGTGACAGAGATGACCCTGGTGCACCACCCGTTCCGCGAACAGGGGGTGAAGGCCCAGGCGGGCATCGAGTTTTGAGGGTTGAACAACCAACAACCCAGCCTTAGGCCGCTTCAGCCGCCTCCAGATCGCCCTGAAGATGACGGGTGGCCGCGGTGAGCACCGACAGCCCACTCACCAACAGAGCGCGGTGCACCACAGGCTCACGCCAACAGTCTGGATCCTGGCTGGCCCGTTCCAGGGCGGAAAGCGTGAGACGGGCCATCACACCGCTTTGGGTGGCATCGCTCTCTGGCATCAAACAGCCGCGGTTTCCCCATCCAAGCGGCGATCAAAGGCTTCTGCCAGTGCTTGCTACTGTCGAAAGGATCTGGACCGTAGATGACCTACACACGCGTCCTGCTGAAACTCAGCGGCGAAGCTCTGATGGGATCTCAGGGCTATGGCATCGATCCCGCGATTGTTCAGTCAATTGCCTCCGATGTGGCCAAGGTGGTGGCCAGTGGCACCCAACTGGCGATCGTCGTAGGCGGCGGCAACATCTTCCGCGGCCTTAAGGGTTCTGCAGCGGGAATGGAAAGGGCCACAGCTGACTACGTCGGCATGTTGGCCACGGTGATGAATGCCATCACCCTCCAAGACGGGCTCGAGAGGGCCGGCGTTCCCACCCGGGTGCAGACCGCCATCGCCATGCAGGAAGTAGCGGAGCCCTACATCCGCCGTAAAGCCATTCGACACCTGGAAAAAAACCGGGTGGTGGTGTTCGGAGCCGGTTGCGGAAACCCTTTCTTCACCACCGACACCACCGCTGCCCTCCGGGCCGCCGAAATCAATGCCGATGTGGTGTTCAAAGCCACCAAGGTGGATGGGGTCTATGACAAGGACCCGGCCAAGCACGCCGATGCGGTGAAGCATGAGCAGCTCAGTTACCAGGATGTGCTCAGCGGCGAATTGGGAGTGATGGACAGCACCGCCATCGCCCTCTGCAAAGACAACAACATCCCGATTGTTGTTTTCAACCTGTTTGAACCTGGCAACATCGGCAGAGCCGTGGCCGGGGAACCGATCGGGTCCCGCATCGGCGACCCCGCCTAAACAACGCCTCCCAGTACGCACGCCTCCTCCCTCAGCAACCATGTCGACCCAGGACCTCGAAGCCAGCATGCGCAAGTCGGTGGAGGCCACCCAGCGCAACTTCAACACCATCCGCACCGGCCGTGCCAATTCCTCACTGCTGGACCGGATCAGCGTGGAGTACTACGGCGCTGACACGCCGCTGAAGTCTCTAGCCACCCTGTCGACCCCTGATTCCCAGACGATCCAGATCCAACCGTTCGACATCAGCGCCCTGGCCTCGATCGAAAAAGCAATTGCCATGAGTGAGCTGGGCTTCACCCCCAACAACGACGGCAAGATCATTCGCATCAACGTTCCGCCCCTTACCGAGGAACGCCGCAAGGAGTTCTGCAAGCTGGCCTCCAAGTACGCAGAGGAAGGCAAGGTGGCGCTGCGAAACCTGCGCCGCGACGCGATCGACAAGATCAAAAAGCAGGAGAAGGAGGGTGAGTTCTCCGAAGACCAGAGCCGCGATGAGCAAGACAGCGTTCAGAAAACACTCGACAAATTCATTTCTGAACTCGAGAAGCACCTGGCCAACAAGGAAGCCGACATCCTCAAGGTGTGAGCAACGGAGTTGAACGTACCCGCGATGTTCTGATCGTCGGGTCCGGGGCCGCTGGTGGTGCGGCAGCAGTGCAT
Coding sequences within it:
- a CDS encoding site-specific integrase; protein product: MEFKSALETANAQLAARGSRLRIEQRGRRLNLRGSLPLRGDPSQNGLQRISLGLMADPAGLNQALSTAALVQLQFEQRSFDWTLWSAPTSPTKAKGRSISIQTAIESFEAAFFADPRRRRSAASSRTTWTSAYLPYLRRLARQCSDQPLEPALLMQTLTSYDDGSRSRQQCATALGALARHLELPLPEDWRQEAGGYGLHRARFRQLPTDPQILEAAGCIPNPQWRLAFALMATYGLRNHEVFFCDCSSLAPGGDQVLRVLPTTKTGEHQSWPFHPDWVECFGLQELAENPAALPAIQTDLRRTTLQQVGRRVSEQFRRYNLPITPYDLRHAWAVRTIHVGLPDTVAARMMGHSVTIHTRTYHHWITRRDQQQAVDAALARQPA
- a CDS encoding class I SAM-dependent methyltransferase — translated: MTSFLRPLAYRYRWIYDTVTAVSSLSVGGVERLRGLGLEALQPHLKPGAAVLDFCCGSGEAAAPWLAAGYAVTGLDVSPRALDLAAQRHPALERVEGLAEDPPLADASFSAIQLSVALHEFPRSDRERVLRSALRLLEPGGWLVLVDLHPAGPWLKLPQQVFCALFETDTATAMLEDDLPTELEQLGFSSVSQELLAGRAIQRITAIRPR
- the cobO gene encoding cob(I)yrinic acid a,c-diamide adenosyltransferase is translated as MSTNDLDQSAAELGMGGKLAPETDNAGYRKRMERRQQVQKQRVEERDKEKGLVLVFTGQGKGKTTAGLGLVLRTLGHDERVAIVQFIKGGWEPGEARALQAFGEQVNWHALGEGFTWETQNRERDQQLVEAAWQTALGYLRDDSVKLVLLDELNVALKLGYIEAGTVIAGLNERPELTHVAVTGRGAPAELVERADLVTEMTLVHHPFREQGVKAQAGIEF
- the pyrH gene encoding UMP kinase, with the protein product MTYTRVLLKLSGEALMGSQGYGIDPAIVQSIASDVAKVVASGTQLAIVVGGGNIFRGLKGSAAGMERATADYVGMLATVMNAITLQDGLERAGVPTRVQTAIAMQEVAEPYIRRKAIRHLEKNRVVVFGAGCGNPFFTTDTTAALRAAEINADVVFKATKVDGVYDKDPAKHADAVKHEQLSYQDVLSGELGVMDSTAIALCKDNNIPIVVFNLFEPGNIGRAVAGEPIGSRIGDPA
- the frr gene encoding ribosome recycling factor, which encodes MSTQDLEASMRKSVEATQRNFNTIRTGRANSSLLDRISVEYYGADTPLKSLATLSTPDSQTIQIQPFDISALASIEKAIAMSELGFTPNNDGKIIRINVPPLTEERRKEFCKLASKYAEEGKVALRNLRRDAIDKIKKQEKEGEFSEDQSRDEQDSVQKTLDKFISELEKHLANKEADILKV